The proteins below are encoded in one region of Rhizobium sp. 9140:
- a CDS encoding carbohydrate ABC transporter permease encodes MKEPSILINRYAWYEIIGIYAGIFVFLTFLLAPFVEGFLVSLKPLSQLFSSPYRFIPENGSFEAYRTMWVSVPGFARYIFNSLFISSVVTIAVLILVVPAAYAFARFEFKGSGQLLGAFLAVNMFSGAVLLIPLFRLMRSLGVLNTYFAMIVPGVAFLIPTAIWLLRTYMMRIPRELDEAAFVDGASHFYTLRRVILPIAMPGIVVVAITTFIGSYAQQFIYALTFNSKSEYAPLPVGLFAYFGRQEVVWNELMAASFVGIAPAMIVIFFLQRYLVSGLTAGAVKQ; translated from the coding sequence ATGAAAGAGCCGTCCATCCTGATCAACCGCTATGCCTGGTACGAGATCATCGGGATCTATGCAGGCATCTTCGTCTTCCTCACCTTCCTGCTGGCGCCTTTCGTCGAAGGTTTTCTGGTGTCGCTGAAGCCGTTGAGCCAGCTGTTCTCATCGCCCTACCGCTTCATTCCGGAAAACGGGTCCTTCGAGGCTTACCGGACGATGTGGGTCAGCGTTCCCGGCTTCGCACGCTACATCTTCAATTCGCTGTTCATCTCCAGCGTCGTCACCATCGCCGTGCTGATCCTCGTGGTGCCCGCGGCCTATGCCTTTGCCCGCTTCGAGTTCAAGGGTTCCGGCCAGCTTCTCGGGGCCTTCCTTGCGGTCAACATGTTCTCCGGGGCCGTGCTGCTCATCCCTCTTTTCCGGCTGATGCGTTCGCTCGGTGTGCTCAATACCTATTTCGCGATGATCGTGCCGGGCGTCGCCTTCCTCATCCCCACGGCCATCTGGCTCTTGCGCACCTATATGATGCGCATCCCCAGGGAGCTGGACGAAGCGGCCTTCGTGGATGGCGCCAGCCATTTCTACACACTGCGCCGCGTCATCCTGCCGATTGCCATGCCCGGCATCGTGGTGGTGGCCATCACCACCTTCATCGGCTCCTATGCGCAGCAGTTTATCTATGCGCTCACCTTCAATTCCAAGTCTGAATATGCGCCGCTCCCCGTGGGACTGTTTGCCTATTTTGGACGTCAGGAAGTCGTCTGGAACGAGCTCATGGCGGCGAGCTTCGTCGGCATCGCGCCGGCCATGATCGTGATCTTCTTCCTGCAACGCTATCTCGTCAGCGGCCTGACCGCCGGCGCGGTGAAACAATAA
- a CDS encoding carbohydrate ABC transporter permease, whose amino-acid sequence MEAKRSTVLFAWLLMAPAILYVTVIVAYPLVDTFILSFTDASLKKTTNWVGWANYSKIFNATFAEVIIRTFVWTFFSVSLKMIIGTFGASMLNAAVPGRALFRVLTMPPWIVPMAIGIFMWGWMYNGQFGMISGLLQRFGLSDSPIAFLAQGSTAFWATVITDVWIGVPMVTLYMLAAMQSIPQDLYEAAWTDGAGRFYRFRRITLPLLVPSMITMSMISLISTFNSFDIIWILTRGGPTGETTTMIIDTYRTAIGSNKYGEGAARAVLICIFLSIFCVFYFRMTSRLSSGDKR is encoded by the coding sequence ATGGAAGCCAAACGAAGCACCGTCCTCTTCGCCTGGCTCCTCATGGCGCCAGCCATTCTCTACGTCACCGTCATCGTGGCCTATCCGCTCGTGGATACGTTCATCCTCTCCTTCACGGATGCATCCCTGAAGAAGACGACGAACTGGGTCGGCTGGGCGAACTACAGTAAGATCTTCAACGCCACCTTCGCCGAAGTCATCATCCGGACCTTCGTCTGGACGTTTTTCTCGGTGTCGCTGAAGATGATCATCGGTACATTCGGCGCCTCCATGCTGAACGCGGCTGTGCCCGGCCGGGCGCTCTTCCGCGTGCTGACTATGCCGCCCTGGATCGTGCCCATGGCTATCGGCATCTTCATGTGGGGCTGGATGTATAATGGCCAGTTCGGCATGATTTCCGGGTTGCTCCAGCGCTTCGGTCTGTCCGACAGCCCGATCGCCTTCCTCGCGCAAGGCTCCACCGCCTTCTGGGCAACCGTCATCACCGACGTGTGGATCGGCGTTCCCATGGTCACGCTGTATATGCTGGCCGCCATGCAGTCGATCCCGCAGGATCTCTACGAGGCTGCCTGGACGGATGGTGCCGGCAGGTTCTACCGCTTCCGCCGCATCACTTTGCCGCTGCTGGTGCCGTCGATGATCACGATGTCGATGATCTCGCTGATCTCGACCTTCAACTCCTTCGACATCATCTGGATTCTCACGCGTGGCGGGCCGACCGGCGAGACGACGACGATGATCATCGACACCTACCGGACGGCGATCGGTTCCAACAAATACGGGGAAGGCGCGGCGCGGGCGGTTCTCATCTGCATCTTCCTGTCGATCTTCTGCGTCTTCTACTTCCGCATGACCAGCCGCCTTTCCTCCGGAGACAAGCGATGA
- a CDS encoding Gfo/Idh/MocA family protein — protein MKVAIIGLGFRLGYLGRIFRDMDPTFEIVGHVDPAPAGLPGLDEAGISAGKAYATPQEMIASETFDLLMVGSPNHMHLEHIRIGLEAGLTVFTEKPIVVSIQESLELARLLHRYGHDRLLVGLVLRYSPLYRDLRQAQAEGRLGEIVSIEASEHIEPYHGAFFMRDWRRYGRYAGGFMLEKCCHDLDLYNGVVGARPRYVSSFGGRKSFIPANDPRNEGVNDMDVYHRKPSGWEGSDKVFDSDGDLIDYQTAIVEYENGAAMTFHTNLNVPDQFRRFCVIGSKGMAEGDFVRGFLDVHNARNNEKVVAKTYQAPSETSHHYGADEQMAEDVFKFITEGQALPVSALNAIEAGILALAMDEARFARKVVDLAPVWAEYDACLHGTAVASSAPQTKSA, from the coding sequence ATGAAGGTCGCCATTATCGGGCTTGGGTTTCGGCTGGGATATCTGGGCCGCATTTTCAGGGACATGGATCCGACGTTCGAGATCGTCGGCCATGTCGATCCGGCGCCGGCTGGTTTGCCGGGTCTTGACGAGGCGGGCATTTCTGCGGGCAAGGCCTATGCGACGCCGCAGGAGATGATCGCCTCGGAAACGTTCGATCTCCTGATGGTCGGTTCGCCGAACCACATGCATCTCGAGCATATCCGCATCGGGCTTGAGGCCGGGCTTACCGTCTTCACCGAGAAGCCGATCGTCGTCAGCATCCAGGAAAGCCTCGAACTGGCGCGTCTCCTTCATCGTTACGGTCATGACAGGCTGCTGGTCGGCCTCGTGTTGCGCTATTCGCCGCTCTACCGCGACCTGCGTCAGGCGCAGGCCGAGGGACGGCTCGGCGAGATCGTGTCGATCGAGGCGTCCGAGCATATCGAGCCTTATCACGGCGCCTTCTTCATGCGCGACTGGCGGCGTTACGGCCGCTATGCCGGCGGCTTCATGCTGGAGAAGTGCTGCCACGACCTCGACCTTTATAACGGCGTGGTCGGCGCGCGTCCGCGCTACGTTTCTTCCTTCGGCGGTCGCAAGAGCTTCATTCCGGCCAACGATCCGCGCAACGAAGGCGTCAACGACATGGACGTCTACCACCGCAAGCCGAGCGGCTGGGAAGGCTCCGACAAGGTGTTCGACAGCGATGGCGACCTGATCGATTATCAGACCGCGATCGTCGAATACGAGAACGGTGCGGCCATGACGTTCCACACCAATCTGAACGTTCCGGACCAGTTCCGTCGCTTCTGCGTCATCGGCTCCAAGGGCATGGCGGAAGGCGATTTCGTGCGCGGCTTTCTCGATGTGCACAATGCGCGCAACAACGAGAAGGTGGTCGCCAAGACCTACCAGGCGCCGTCCGAAACATCGCACCATTACGGTGCCGACGAGCAGATGGCCGAAGACGTGTTCAAGTTCATCACGGAGGGCCAGGCGCTGCCCGTGTCGGCGTTGAACGCCATCGAGGCGGGCATTCTGGCGCTGGCGATGGACGAGGCCCGGTTTGCCCGCAAGGTCGTCGATCTCGCGCCCGTCTGGGCCGAATACGATGCCTGCCTGCATGGCACAGCCGTTGCATCATCCGCACCGCAGACCAAGTCTGCTTGA
- a CDS encoding sensor histidine kinase, whose protein sequence is MTSHDAPRPPLLAPESDDLLRVVFESAIDFAIFSLDPEGRVTSWNTGAERVLGFTEADILGQSGDVIFTAEDRAAGMPALERADAIAHGRAEDERWQMRKDGTCFWASGLTMPLSDGSGFVRILRDRTESHLAGQRLTENEERFRLLATTIPQLVFRCVADGSRTWGSPQWVEYSGFDQPQSLGLGWLNAVHPEDRALTLSAWQAAADTGECYVEHRVRRAADGAYRWHQMRALPVLTAFGEQTGDWIGTMTDIHELRAMKDRQDVLVAELQHRTRNLLAVVQSVASQTLRSSTSMECFGAEFSSRLRALSRVQGIVARVAETISLRDLIEGELRAHGAASRMEAVHVEGPPVTMPTPGVQALGLALHELATNATKYGALSQESGVLRISWTIEDRGGERAVMLEWREEGVSMPRDDAPRRKGYGRELIERALPYQLNAKTELQFLDDGIRCLIRIPLP, encoded by the coding sequence ATGACCTCTCATGACGCGCCTCGACCTCCGCTCCTTGCACCGGAGAGCGACGACCTGCTCCGTGTGGTCTTCGAAAGTGCCATCGATTTCGCGATCTTCTCGCTCGATCCCGAGGGGCGCGTGACGAGCTGGAACACCGGCGCCGAGCGCGTGCTCGGGTTCACGGAGGCCGATATTCTTGGACAGTCGGGTGACGTCATCTTCACCGCGGAAGACCGGGCGGCCGGCATGCCGGCGCTGGAGCGCGCGGATGCCATAGCCCATGGCCGGGCGGAGGACGAGCGTTGGCAGATGCGCAAGGATGGCACCTGCTTCTGGGCATCCGGGCTCACCATGCCGCTGAGCGACGGTTCGGGTTTCGTCAGGATCCTGCGCGACCGGACGGAATCGCATCTTGCCGGCCAGAGACTGACGGAGAACGAAGAGCGTTTTCGGTTGCTCGCCACCACTATTCCGCAGCTCGTCTTTCGCTGCGTGGCGGATGGGTCGCGCACATGGGGCAGCCCGCAATGGGTGGAATATTCCGGCTTCGACCAGCCGCAAAGCCTCGGGCTCGGCTGGCTGAATGCAGTGCACCCTGAAGATCGCGCCCTGACGCTTTCGGCTTGGCAGGCGGCGGCCGATACCGGTGAATGCTATGTCGAGCACCGCGTTCGCCGTGCCGCCGACGGCGCCTATCGCTGGCACCAGATGCGGGCGCTGCCCGTGCTGACGGCGTTCGGCGAGCAGACGGGCGACTGGATCGGTACCATGACCGACATTCACGAGCTGCGCGCGATGAAGGATCGGCAGGATGTGCTGGTGGCCGAACTCCAGCACCGCACGCGCAATCTTCTCGCCGTCGTCCAGTCGGTTGCCAGCCAGACGTTGCGCAGCAGCACCTCGATGGAATGTTTCGGTGCCGAGTTTTCGAGCCGGTTGCGGGCGCTCAGCCGGGTTCAGGGGATCGTGGCGCGGGTGGCGGAGACCATTTCGCTGCGAGACCTGATCGAGGGCGAGTTGCGGGCGCATGGTGCCGCGTCCCGCATGGAGGCGGTCCATGTGGAAGGGCCGCCGGTGACGATGCCGACGCCCGGCGTTCAGGCGCTCGGCCTCGCGCTGCATGAACTCGCGACAAACGCCACCAAATATGGCGCGCTCAGCCAGGAAAGCGGTGTGCTGCGCATTTCCTGGACGATCGAAGACCGTGGGGGAGAGCGGGCCGTGATGCTGGAATGGCGGGAAGAGGGGGTGAGCATGCCGAGGGATGACGCGCCCCGCCGCAAGGGCTACGGCCGCGAACTGATCGAGCGGGCGCTGCCGTATCAGCTGAATGCGAAAACCGAACTGCAGTTTCTCGACGACGGCATTCGCTGTCTGATCCGGATTCCTCTTCCATGA
- a CDS encoding response regulator: MSEETDIFDKVFLVVEDEYLVAADILDVLGRAGADVIGPVSSLEGALKLVDEAEQIDAAVLDIHLRGAEVYPVADALSLRNVPFAFLTAYDRGDLPERFREAPFLQKPVDPDELLQLLSRL; encoded by the coding sequence GTGAGCGAGGAAACCGACATTTTCGACAAGGTTTTTCTCGTCGTTGAGGATGAATATCTGGTGGCTGCGGATATTCTGGACGTGCTGGGCCGGGCCGGGGCGGATGTCATCGGGCCGGTATCGAGCCTCGAAGGTGCCCTGAAGCTGGTGGACGAAGCGGAGCAGATCGATGCCGCCGTTCTCGACATTCATCTGCGCGGTGCGGAGGTCTATCCCGTGGCGGATGCATTGTCCCTGCGGAACGTGCCGTTTGCCTTCCTGACCGCCTATGACCGGGGCGACCTGCCGGAGCGTTTTCGCGAGGCGCCGTTTCTCCAGAAACCGGTCGATCCCGACGAACTGCTCCAACTCCTGAGCCGGTTGTAG
- a CDS encoding (R)-mandelonitrile lyase has translation MKTIAATIALSALATTGVEAEETRRTRVAPAAVNDVAPGLGHFTDDVLFADVWLRPQLAARDRSLVTVAALVATGKTAQIGSHVGRALDTGVEPREIGELITHLAFYTGWPNAISAVTEAKTVFEARNIAPVRDSEAARVVLDAKAEATRRRTVDTTVAPTAPALAELTNKVLFGDLWTRPDLSPRDRSLVTMAALVAIGQPEQLPFHANRAMDNGLTETEAAEVLTHLGFYAGWPRAMSAVPVLERVLATRHEQKAEAMPQENRIEKADITLTRAGTAATGGPEAYFTGKVEISTPYKGDAPARISGATVSFPAGARTAWHTHPLGQTLYLVSGKGWVQKEGAARETFGPGDVVWIPPLVKHWHGAAADTPMVHFAVAETLDGSAVTWLDKVTDAEYGGKAAID, from the coding sequence TTGAAGACCATAGCCGCCACCATCGCCCTATCGGCCCTTGCCACCACCGGGGTCGAAGCCGAGGAAACCCGGCGAACCCGTGTTGCGCCCGCAGCCGTCAACGATGTCGCGCCGGGGCTCGGCCATTTTACCGATGACGTGCTGTTCGCCGACGTCTGGCTTCGCCCGCAGCTTGCCGCCCGCGATCGCAGCCTCGTCACCGTTGCCGCGCTGGTTGCCACCGGCAAGACAGCGCAGATCGGCAGCCATGTCGGCCGTGCGCTCGATACCGGCGTCGAGCCGCGCGAGATCGGTGAACTCATCACCCATCTCGCTTTCTACACAGGCTGGCCGAACGCCATATCCGCCGTCACCGAAGCAAAAACCGTGTTCGAGGCCCGTAACATTGCCCCCGTGCGTGACAGCGAGGCCGCGCGCGTCGTGCTCGATGCCAAAGCCGAGGCCACACGACGCCGGACGGTGGACACCACGGTCGCGCCGACAGCGCCTGCCCTTGCCGAACTGACGAACAAGGTCCTCTTCGGCGACCTCTGGACGCGACCGGATCTGAGCCCCCGCGACCGCAGCCTCGTCACCATGGCCGCCCTCGTCGCCATCGGCCAGCCCGAACAGTTGCCATTTCACGCCAACAGGGCCATGGACAACGGGTTAACAGAGACGGAAGCTGCGGAGGTTCTGACCCATCTCGGTTTCTACGCCGGCTGGCCCCGGGCCATGTCAGCCGTTCCCGTCCTGGAGCGCGTGCTCGCCACCCGTCACGAACAGAAAGCCGAAGCCATGCCCCAAGAAAACCGGATCGAAAAAGCCGATATCACCCTAACCCGTGCCGGCACGGCCGCCACAGGCGGTCCCGAAGCCTATTTCACCGGCAAGGTTGAGATCTCGACCCCGTATAAGGGCGATGCCCCGGCGCGCATCAGCGGCGCCACCGTCTCCTTCCCCGCCGGTGCCCGCACCGCATGGCACACCCATCCGCTCGGGCAGACGCTCTACCTCGTCTCCGGCAAGGGTTGGGTGCAGAAGGAAGGGGCTGCGCGTGAAACTTTCGGTCCCGGAGACGTCGTCTGGATCCCGCCGCTGGTCAAGCACTGGCACGGCGCAGCCGCCGACACGCCCATGGTCCACTTCGCCGTCGCCGAAACCCTCGATGGCAGCGCCGTGACGTGGCTCGACAAGGTGACCGATGCGGAATACGGCGGTAAAGCTGCGATTGACTAA
- a CDS encoding metallophosphoesterase yields the protein MFHLIFGLPWLVVLVRFIQPLPWLWSAKALLAIVLLLASQYHFFSRISSGSVFSPEFPRWLVIGFNLLFGAIALLAVLQIALDLVSLLLALVKGRLITVPPGIRYAMGATALAAAAIGVSQAIRVPPLKSIEIAIPNLPPSFDGYRMLQLTDMHISRLFPQAWAEAVVERSNALAPDVIVITGDLIDGSLEDRRADVAPLAKLKARDGVIAIPGNHEYFFGYAEWMAHFASLGMKLLENQHTTVTRDNAAITIAGVTDLSARAHGLPGPDLAKALTGAPADAPIILLDHQPREAARAAAAGVALQLSGHTHGGLILGLDRLFARPNNGFVSGLYTVGGLQLYVNNGTGLWPGFALRLGRPSELTVITFRRK from the coding sequence ATGTTTCATCTCATCTTCGGACTGCCCTGGCTGGTCGTTCTTGTGCGTTTTATCCAGCCGCTGCCATGGCTCTGGTCGGCCAAGGCGCTGCTGGCGATCGTGCTGCTGCTCGCCTCCCAGTACCATTTCTTCAGCCGCATCTCCTCGGGCTCCGTCTTCTCGCCGGAGTTCCCGCGCTGGCTGGTCATCGGCTTCAACCTTCTCTTCGGCGCCATCGCCCTGCTGGCGGTCCTGCAGATCGCGCTCGATCTGGTGTCGCTGCTGCTCGCCCTCGTCAAGGGCCGTCTCATCACGGTTCCCCCCGGCATTCGCTATGCCATGGGCGCAACGGCACTGGCTGCGGCAGCCATCGGCGTCTCCCAGGCCATCCGCGTTCCCCCGCTGAAATCGATCGAGATCGCCATTCCCAACCTGCCGCCATCCTTCGACGGGTACCGGATGCTGCAGCTGACCGACATGCATATCAGCCGGCTGTTCCCGCAAGCCTGGGCAGAGGCCGTCGTCGAGAGATCCAATGCACTCGCGCCCGACGTGATCGTCATCACCGGCGACCTGATCGACGGCAGCCTTGAGGATCGCCGGGCCGATGTCGCGCCGCTTGCAAAGCTGAAGGCTCGCGACGGCGTGATCGCCATCCCTGGCAACCATGAATATTTTTTCGGCTATGCCGAATGGATGGCCCACTTCGCCTCGCTTGGTATGAAGCTGCTCGAAAACCAGCACACCACCGTAACGCGGGACAATGCCGCGATCACCATCGCCGGCGTGACCGACCTTTCCGCGAGAGCCCACGGCCTGCCCGGCCCCGATCTCGCAAAGGCCCTCACGGGGGCGCCGGCAGACGCGCCCATCATTCTTCTCGACCACCAGCCCCGCGAGGCGGCACGCGCCGCCGCAGCCGGCGTCGCCTTGCAGCTCTCGGGCCACACCCATGGCGGCCTGATTCTGGGTCTCGACCGTCTCTTCGCGCGGCCGAACAACGGCTTCGTCTCCGGTCTTTACACGGTCGGCGGCCTGCAACTCTACGTCAACAACGGAACCGGCCTCTGGCCCGGCTTCGCACTGCGCCTCGGCCGCCCCTCGGAACTGACTGTCATCACCTTCCGGCGGAAGTGA
- a CDS encoding ABC transporter permease yields the protein MSTLMRQTGIMIRVNLLSLPRRLAISLSMTLSIALVVCVLAGFLASAKGFESALAGAGSPMVAVILGGGAQQENGSDIPPDVIRSLEATTGDIGAMRNRAGRLVSSREVIVAVDVDMADDDAFRTIAIRGMDAAGASMRDQIAVTEGRFFTPGAREIVMGDQLATTLGLTVGQSVRLGAVDWRVVGRFSAHGNAFESEVWADLDAVRAGFDRQNTVQSLRLRLIEPAGLTRLQARLSTLGTVPLVVMAEADLYAAQSGRTARLIRLFAWPLALLMAIGATAGALNTMMSSVSDRTIEIATVRALGFQQFAAFVGTWVEAMCLAAVGVALGLVVSWLGFNGWQASTIGANNARLSFQLSVTYDVAVVAGLLGLAIGALGGLIPAFVATRLPLTAALRARG from the coding sequence ATGTCCACGCTCATGCGACAGACCGGCATCATGATCCGGGTCAATCTTCTCAGCCTGCCACGCCGGCTCGCCATTTCCCTGTCGATGACTTTGTCCATCGCCTTGGTCGTCTGTGTGCTGGCGGGCTTTCTCGCTTCGGCCAAGGGTTTCGAAAGCGCCCTTGCCGGGGCAGGCTCGCCGATGGTTGCGGTCATCCTCGGTGGCGGCGCGCAGCAGGAAAACGGCTCGGATATTCCTCCCGACGTCATCCGCTCGCTGGAAGCGACGACGGGCGATATCGGCGCGATGCGCAATCGTGCGGGGCGGCTTGTCTCGTCGCGCGAGGTGATCGTCGCCGTCGATGTCGATATGGCCGACGATGATGCATTTCGCACGATTGCGATCCGCGGGATGGATGCTGCCGGAGCGTCGATGCGCGATCAGATCGCCGTGACGGAGGGCCGTTTTTTCACGCCGGGCGCGCGGGAGATCGTGATGGGTGACCAGCTTGCCACGACACTCGGCCTCACGGTCGGCCAAAGTGTGCGTCTCGGTGCTGTCGACTGGAGGGTCGTCGGGCGGTTTTCGGCCCATGGCAACGCGTTCGAATCCGAGGTCTGGGCCGATCTCGATGCGGTCCGCGCCGGGTTCGACCGGCAGAATACCGTGCAGAGCCTGCGGCTGCGGCTGATCGAGCCGGCTGGCCTGACGCGCTTGCAGGCCCGGCTTTCGACGCTCGGCACCGTGCCTCTCGTGGTGATGGCGGAGGCGGATCTTTATGCGGCGCAATCCGGCCGCACGGCGCGTCTCATCCGGCTGTTTGCCTGGCCGCTGGCGCTGCTGATGGCCATCGGCGCGACGGCCGGTGCGCTGAACACGATGATGAGTTCCGTTTCCGACAGGACGATCGAAATCGCGACGGTCCGGGCGCTGGGCTTCCAGCAGTTTGCCGCCTTTGTCGGAACCTGGGTCGAGGCTATGTGCCTTGCCGCGGTCGGCGTTGCCTTGGGTCTCGTCGTCTCCTGGCTCGGCTTTAATGGCTGGCAGGCGAGCACGATCGGGGCCAACAACGCGCGCCTGTCCTTCCAGCTATCGGTGACATACGATGTCGCGGTCGTCGCCGGCCTGCTCGGCCTTGCGATCGGTGCGCTCGGCGGCCTCATCCCGGCCTTCGTGGCCACGCGGTTGCCGCTGACCGCGGCGCTTCGGGCGCGGGGCTGA
- the istB gene encoding IS21-like element helper ATPase IstB, with translation MNTQAPEILLTHYLKTLKLPSFQREYQKLARLCATEGVDHVGYLTRLAEREMIERDRRKVERRIKAARFPVVKSLDSFDFAAIPKLNRMQVLELARCEWIERRENVIALGPSGTGKTHVALGLGLAACQKGLSVGFTTAAALVSEMMEARDERRLIRFQKQMAAYQLLIIDELGFVPLSKTGAELLFELISQRYERGATLITSNLPFDEWTETLGSERLTGALLDRITHHVSILEMNGDSYRLAQSRARKAG, from the coding sequence ATGAACACCCAAGCACCCGAGATCCTTCTCACCCATTATCTCAAAACCCTGAAGCTGCCGAGTTTCCAGCGCGAGTACCAGAAGCTGGCCCGGCTGTGCGCCACCGAAGGCGTCGATCATGTCGGATACCTCACCCGGCTTGCCGAGCGGGAGATGATCGAACGGGACCGTCGCAAGGTCGAGCGTCGCATCAAGGCGGCCAGGTTCCCGGTCGTCAAAAGCCTCGACAGTTTCGACTTCGCCGCCATCCCAAAGCTGAACAGGATGCAGGTGCTGGAACTGGCGCGCTGCGAATGGATCGAGCGCAGGGAGAACGTTATCGCTCTCGGCCCCAGCGGCACGGGCAAGACCCATGTGGCGCTCGGCCTCGGCCTGGCCGCCTGCCAGAAGGGCCTGTCCGTTGGGTTCACGACAGCGGCCGCACTGGTCAGCGAGATGATGGAGGCGCGCGACGAGCGGCGTCTCATCCGGTTCCAGAAGCAGATGGCCGCCTACCAGCTGTTGATCATCGATGAACTGGGCTTCGTGCCGCTGTCAAAGACCGGCGCGGAATTGCTGTTCGAGCTGATCTCGCAACGATACGAGCGAGGCGCGACCCTGATCACCAGCAACCTTCCTTTTGACGAATGGACGGAAACCTTGGGGTCCGAGCGCCTGACCGGCGCTTTGCTCGACCGCATCACCCATCACGTCAGCATCCTCGAGATGAACGGCGACAGCTATCGTCTCGCCCAAAGCCGCGCCCGAAAGGCCGGCTGA
- the istA gene encoding IS21 family transposase gives MELYLKVRLACSEGMSRRQAAKHFNISRDSVSKMLSYSTPPGYQRQSPIRRPKLDAFVSTIDHWLDEDRQVPRKQRHTAKRVFDRLRDECGFTGGYTIIKDYMRERDQRRQEVFVPLSHPPGHAQADFGEAMVVIGGVEQKAHFFVLDLPHSDGCYVRAYPAAVAEAWVDGHVHAFAFFGAVPQSIVYDNDRCLVAKILPDGTRKRATLFSGFLSHYLIRDRYGRPGKGNDKGNVEGLVGYARRNFMVPIPQFATWEAFNTFLEEQCRKRQRDRLRGESETIGERLRRDLAAMRALPASPFDACDQASAKVTAQSLVRYKTNDYSVPVAYGHQDVWVRGYVNEVVIGGRGEIIARHPRCWEREDVVFDPVHYLPLIEQKINSLDQAAPLQGWDLPQEFATLRRLMEGRMAKHGRREYVQVLRLLESFELADLHAAVKQAIQLGAIGFDAVKHLILCRVERRPPRLDLSIYPYLPRATVETTSAKAYMRLLSSDAGEVA, from the coding sequence GTGGAATTATATCTGAAGGTTCGACTGGCTTGCTCGGAAGGCATGAGCCGGCGTCAGGCTGCAAAGCATTTCAACATATCGCGCGACAGCGTTTCCAAGATGCTGTCCTATTCGACGCCACCTGGCTATCAGCGACAATCACCGATCCGGCGGCCCAAGCTGGATGCGTTTGTCTCGACGATCGATCACTGGCTGGACGAAGACAGACAAGTGCCGCGCAAGCAGCGCCATACGGCCAAGCGGGTGTTTGACCGGCTTCGAGACGAATGCGGGTTCACTGGCGGCTATACGATCATCAAGGATTACATGCGCGAGCGGGATCAGCGCCGCCAGGAAGTGTTCGTGCCGCTGTCGCATCCGCCCGGCCATGCGCAGGCCGATTTCGGTGAGGCGATGGTGGTCATCGGCGGTGTCGAGCAGAAGGCGCATTTCTTCGTGCTCGACCTTCCGCACAGCGACGGCTGCTACGTGCGGGCCTATCCGGCGGCAGTGGCCGAGGCCTGGGTCGATGGCCATGTCCATGCGTTCGCTTTCTTCGGCGCCGTGCCGCAATCGATCGTCTACGACAACGACCGTTGCCTGGTGGCGAAGATTTTGCCTGACGGCACCCGCAAGCGCGCGACGTTGTTCAGCGGCTTCCTGTCCCACTACCTTATCCGGGATCGCTATGGCCGTCCCGGCAAGGGCAACGACAAGGGGAACGTCGAGGGTCTCGTCGGCTATGCCCGGCGCAACTTCATGGTACCGATCCCGCAGTTTGCGACATGGGAGGCGTTCAACACCTTTCTGGAGGAGCAGTGCCGGAAGCGCCAGCGCGACAGGCTGCGCGGCGAGAGCGAGACGATCGGCGAGCGCTTGCGGCGCGATCTGGCTGCCATGCGCGCCTTGCCAGCCTCGCCATTTGATGCCTGCGACCAGGCAAGTGCCAAGGTGACGGCGCAGTCGCTGGTGCGCTACAAGACCAACGACTATTCCGTCCCGGTCGCCTATGGCCATCAGGATGTGTGGGTGCGCGGCTATGTCAACGAAGTGGTCATTGGTGGCCGTGGCGAGATCATCGCCCGCCATCCTCGGTGCTGGGAACGGGAAGACGTCGTCTTCGATCCTGTCCATTACCTGCCGCTGATCGAGCAGAAGATCAATTCGCTGGATCAGGCAGCGCCCCTCCAGGGCTGGGACTTGCCGCAAGAGTTCGCTACGCTGCGCCGGTTGATGGAAGGCCGCATGGCCAAACACGGCCGGCGTGAGTACGTGCAGGTCCTCCGCCTGCTGGAGAGCTTCGAACTCGCCGATCTGCATGCGGCGGTGAAGCAGGCGATCCAGCTTGGCGCCATTGGCTTTGACGCCGTCAAGCATCTGATCCTGTGCCGGGTGGAACGCCGGCCGCCCAGACTGGACCTGTCCATCTACCCGTATTTGCCGAGGGCGACGGTCGAGACGACATCGGCGAAGGCGTATATGCGTCTCCTGTCGTCGGATGCGGGAGAAGTCGCATGA